CGCGCGTCCAGTACGGCCTATGATTTTGACTACCTGCTGGGCAGCGTGCACTTCATCGGCCAATGGGGCTTTGACGATGGCGCGCAACCGTGGAAGGACATGTCGCAGGAAGAATGCGAAACCCAGTACACCCGCTATTTTGAAGCCTGGGAACGCATGCTGGCCTCCGGCCTTTTCAACATTGCCGCGCACCCGGATCTCATCAAAATTTTCTCCGTCGAGCAGTTTCACGTCTGGCTGGCAAAAGAAGAAAGTCTGGCCCTTGTGCGAAGGGGGCTTGCGGCCTTGCGGCACTCCGGCATGAGCATGGAAGTTTCCTCGGCCGGTCTGCGCAAAGCCTGCCGCGAAATCTATCCCGCGCCGCCCATCATGGTCATGGCCGCAGAAATGGGCCTGCCCATAAGCTTCGCTTCGGACGCGCACGTGACGGACGATGTAGGCTACGGCTTTGCCCGGCTGGCCTCCTATGCCCGCGCCTTCGGTTTCAGGGAATACACCGTGTTTGACCGTGGGCAGCGCAGCGTCTACCCCATTTAGGGCATGGCGACTTTCCAGTGCCCTGAGCGAGGCCCTGGCCGAGTCTCTGGCCGGAACTCTGGCCGGAACTCTGGCAGAAACTCTGGCCGGAACTCTGGCAGGAACTCTGGCAGGCGCACCACGGCGGCAGCCCGGCCCAGAAGCCGCCATTCTGTCCTCGGCAGCACGTTCTCGAACCTTTCCGCATTACGTTGAAGACCTGTAGCAGGGATGACATATGTTTGAACCAATTGTAACCATCAGGGATCTGAGTCTTTTTCTGCCCGGCGATGTCAGCCAGCGGCGCGTTTTGCACCACATAGACTGGCAGGTTGCGCGTGGCCGCCACTGCGCCCTGCTTGGGCCCAACGGCTCCGGCAAGTCCACCCTGCTGCGCCTGCTGCGCGGCGAGCTTTGGCCTTCCAAGGGCCACATCTGGTGGCACACGGCCGAAGGCCGTGAACAGTCTCCCCTGGCCGGACGCGCCATGACGGCCCTTGTGTCCCCCAGCCAGCAAGAAAACTACCAGCGCCAGGCGTGGGATCTGACAGGTCTTGACCTGCTGCTCACAGGGTTTGACGATACGCCTCTGGTCTATTCCGACGGCGGCGCTCAGGCTCTCGCCCGCCGCGAAGCGGCCGTACGGATGGCGAGCCGCCTTGAGGCGGAGGGCCTCCTGGATCGCGTCATGCACACCCTTTCGCAAGGCCAGTTGCGCCTGCTGCTTCTTGGCAGAGCCCTGTTGCGGGCCCCGGCCCTGCTCTTGCTTGACGAATGCACCGACGGGCTGGACGCCCGCTACCGCGAAATCTTCTTTGACGTGCTTGAAGAGCACGCCGCGCGCTGCACCGTCATTATGACCGCGCACCGCCCCGGCCAGATACCCGACTGGTGCGAGGAACGCCACTATGTCAGTGACGGCAGGCTGTATTCCGTCCCGCCGAGCCAGACAGGGCAGGAAGCCTCGGAGGCCGAAGAAACTGACGCTGTGCAGGAAAAGGGGCTTACCATCACGGACG
The Desulfovibrio sp. DNA segment above includes these coding regions:
- a CDS encoding histidinol-phosphatase, with amino-acid sequence MQDWRCTTSVASLPLRAGTAGWHCGRTSQGSRTCRILPAGLLRFILTAHSNLPPATGGRDSPDTQENHRMILADLHTHTKYSHGGNSPAEMYAAAQARGLEIIGFTEHSPRPLGFDYTNEYRDKLTRHLPDYAREVLEIKAANAHGPCRVLFGMEMDWLDGQLDFTRASSTAYDFDYLLGSVHFIGQWGFDDGAQPWKDMSQEECETQYTRYFEAWERMLASGLFNIAAHPDLIKIFSVEQFHVWLAKEESLALVRRGLAALRHSGMSMEVSSAGLRKACREIYPAPPIMVMAAEMGLPISFASDAHVTDDVGYGFARLASYARAFGFREYTVFDRGQRSVYPI
- a CDS encoding ATP-binding cassette domain-containing protein, with protein sequence MFEPIVTIRDLSLFLPGDVSQRRVLHHIDWQVARGRHCALLGPNGSGKSTLLRLLRGELWPSKGHIWWHTAEGREQSPLAGRAMTALVSPSQQENYQRQAWDLTGLDLLLTGFDDTPLVYSDGGAQALARREAAVRMASRLEAEGLLDRVMHTLSQGQLRLLLLGRALLRAPALLLLDECTDGLDARYREIFFDVLEEHAARCTVIMTAHRPGQIPDWCEERHYVSDGRLYSVPPSQTGQEASEAEETDAVQEKGLTITDDEAGQVEAVRPLLNLENVTVFIDRQEVLHNVTWSMHQGEHWRISGANGSGKSTLLRLLAGDEFAAAGGTLERWLPRQGGAVDTLAEVRKGIRLVSDLSQALYGYSLTAHDMVCTGFDNSIGVYRKFSPAEKAEALRRMREMFPEESEEGIEALGQKSIRRLSTGQLRRLFLARALVGEPDLLLLDEPCSGLDAQSRARYLNLLDHLAARGLPMVFVSHHGEDAPLCINREAHMEDGQLRVIM